One Maniola hyperantus chromosome Z, iAphHyp1.2, whole genome shotgun sequence DNA window includes the following coding sequences:
- the Pgd gene encoding 6-phosphogluconate dehydrogenase, decarboxylating translates to MAESKADIALIGLAVMGQNLILNMDSKGFVVCAFNRTVEKVDQFLANEAKGTKVIGAKSLEDMISKLKKPRKIMLLVKAGSAVDEYVKKLAPQLESGDIIIDGGNSQYADTETWCKVLAPTGVLYMGMGVSGGEDGARHGPSLMPGGHVKAWPYVKPIFQAISAKVDGEPCCDWVGDGGAGHFVKMVHNGIEYGDMQVICEAYHVMKDILGMKQDEIARVFDEWNKGILNSFLIEITRDILKFKDTDGEYLLPKIRDTAGQKGTGKWTGITALEYGVPLTLIGEAVFARCLSALKEERLVASKVLPGSSLKFAGDKKEFLEHLRKALFASKLISYAQGFMMMREAAKVNNWTLNYGSIALMWRGGCIIRSAFLGNIKDAFTKNPDLVNLLLDPYFFEHMKECQMSLRQVVAQAALLGVPSPAFSSALAFYDGYRNDVLPANLLQAQRDYFGAHTYELMSKPGEFVHTNWTGHGGNVSASTYNN, encoded by the exons ATGGCAGA ATCCAAAGCTGATATTGCCTTGATTGGCTTGGCTGTGATGGGTCAAAATTTGATCCTTAATATGGACTCAAAAGGATTTGTTGTATGTGCATTTAATAGAACAGTGGAaaag GTAGATCAATTTCTTGCAAATGAAGCAAAGGGGACGAAAGTTATTGGCGCAAAATCGTTAGAAGATATGATATCAAAACTTAAGAAACCAAGAAAAATTATGTTACTTGTTAAag CTGGTTCAGCAGTTGATGAATATGTGAAAAAGTTGGCGCCACAGTTAGAAAGTGGAGACATAATTATCGATGGTGGTAACTCACAGTACGCTGATACTGAGACTTGGTGTAAAGTGCTGGCACCAACCGGAGTACTTTATATGGGCATGGGT GTAAGTGGTGGAGAGGATGGAGCTCGGCATGGTCCTTCACTGATGCCTGGAGGCCATGTAAAAGCATGGCCATATGTCAAACCCATTTTCCag GCCATAAGCGCTAAAGTTGACGGGGAGCCGTGCTGCGATTGGGTGGGCGACGGTGGTGCTGGGCATTTCGTCAAGATGGTACACAACGGTATTGAGTACGGTGACATGCAGGTCATATGCGAGGCTTACCATGTAATGAAGGATATACTCG GCATGAAACAGGACGAAATTGCTCGGGTGTTTGATGAGTGGAACAAAGGGATCCTAAATTCCTTCCTAATTGAGATCACGCGTGACATTTTGAAGTTCAAGGACACGGATG GTGAATACCTCCTGCCCAAGATTCGGGACACTGCCGGACAGAAGGGCACTGGAAAGTGGACTGGTATTACTGCTTTGGAGTACGGAGTCCCCCTAACTCTCATCGGAGAAGCTGTCTTTGCTCGCTGCTTGTCCGCATTAAAGG aggAACGACTGGTCGCCAGTAAGGTCTTGCCAGGATCTTCGCTCAAGTTTGCTGGTGACAAAAAGGAGTTCCTCGAACATTTGCGTAAAGCACTTTTTGCTAGCAAGCTCATCTCCTACGCTCAAGGGTTTATGATGATGAGAGAAGCTGCTAAG GTTAACAATTGGACATTGAACTACGGGAGCATTGCGCTAATGTGGCGAGGAGGATGCATCATCCGAAGTGCTTTTCTCGGGAACATCAAG GACGCGTTTACAAAGAACCCTGATTTGGTTAACCTCCTTCTGGACCCGTACTTCTTCGAGCACATGAAGGAGTGTCAAATGTCGCTGCGACAAGTGGTGGCCCAGGCCGCTTTGCTCGGAGTGCCTTCGCCGGCCTTCAGCTCCGCGCTGGCCTTCTACGACGGATACAGGAATGATGTGCTGCCGGCCAACTTGTTGCag